In a genomic window of Amphiprion ocellaris isolate individual 3 ecotype Okinawa chromosome 11, ASM2253959v1, whole genome shotgun sequence:
- the LOC111588659 gene encoding target of Nesh-SH3 isoform X5 has protein sequence MMMRRQRHSHTFLVLLLVLFMAGIVLSGPSTPHRSRVRRQNMKVRINATGDTIVMKFVRPNADTKLEGYILGYGSSMFSKQFIQLPENGQPYETEFDAEPKYLIAVQPIPTNEVKKHCTGKVELQKPLHLVIGSVTPTSVLLSWGTLLKTPYEGNIMNDCLEDGHYTVRYRERSRKWNYQTCPTSDTVIDNLKPNTVYEFGVQPNSKDGTGLWSKPVIHNISTSGVEEKAIRKIFKRPISPVKPLTPDSHPFPFSPHHVLHNRTRGRQPLSRNIAPQTTLAPTTTTRQASLSTPGPTLPVVNKQPIGTGVLRPSVAEVPRSPISSPVPTAGRNTTLSRTRVPPHSTNHGVRPFSPSKTVTSSHSSSTPGANGAHHRGNALPKPVVWSKEKPVLRPPVPGNKRPNLVGKPSEHDKPMDLKQGDKESILKPFPLVTAKPKQERRQQTTTSAPAVNSSRFDINENSSIFRPLPASDVDIMGKKRFVAPHVIYKTDKKPDEPCSITSSLAYFPDEEGGDQNVTGPPRIPPSNVTVVTVEGCPSFVILDWQKSDNETREYEVVSTTKGPNGQEVSILTTNQTHTAVENLKPESSYEFKVTPKNELGTGPSSDPVSFSTESADPRVSEYVSGKDAIWTQFPFKADAYSECSGKQYVKRTWYRKFVGIQLCNSLRYKIYLSDSLNGKFYNIGDQTGHGEDHCQFVDSFLDGRTGTQMLADQLPGRPGFYRALRQEPVSFGEIGGKSHVTYVGWYECGTPIPGKW, from the exons atgatgatgaggaggCAGCGGCACTCGCACACCTTTCTGGTCCTTCTCCTCGTGCTCTTCATGGCTGGGATAGTTCTGTCTGGTCCATCCACTCCCCACAGGAGCAGAG TGAGGCGCCAGAACATGAAGGTCCGCATCAACGCCACAGGGGACACCATTGTGATGAAGTTTGTGCGTCCCAACGCCGACACCAAGCTTGAGGGCTACATCCTCGGCTACGGCAGCAGCATGTTCTCCAAACAGTTCATCCAGCTGCCAGAGAACGGACAACCTTACGAGACTGAGTTCG ATGCTGAGCCCAAGTACCTCATAGCTGTCCAGCCCATCCCAACCAACGAAGTGAAAAAGCATTGCACAG GTAAAGTGGAACTGCAGAAGCCTCTGCACTTGGTCATTGGATCGGTGACTCCCACCTCAGTTCTCCTGTCCTGGGGGACGCTGCTGAAAACCCCTTATGAAGGCAATATCATGAACGACTGTCTTGAGGATGG ACACTACACTGTGCGGTATCGCGAGAGGAGCAGGAAGTGGAACTACCAGACCTGCCCGACAAGCGACACAGTCATTGACAATCTGAAGCCAAATACAGTCTATGAGTTTGGTGTCCAGCCTAACTCTAAGGATGGCACTGGACTATGGAGCAAGCCAGTCATTCACAACATCAGCACATCAGGCGTAGAAG AAAAGGCCATCAGGAAAATCTTTAAACGTCCCATCAGCCCTGTG AAACCCTTAACCCCAGATTCCCACCCCTTCCCCTTTTCACCTCACCACG TACTCCATAACAGGACCCGGGGCAGACAGCCCCTCTCCAGGAACATAGCACCACAGACAACTCTTG ctccaaccacaactactAGACAGGCATCTCTCTCGACCCCTGGACCCACACTTCCTGTGGTCAACAAACAGCCAATCG GTACCGGCGTCCTCAGACCGTCCGTTGCCGAAGTCCCTCGTTCTCCCATTAGCTCACCAGTTCCTACAGCAGGAAGAAACACCACCCTGTCTCGCACCCGGGTTCCTCCTCATTCCACTAATCATGGTGTCAGACCATTCTCTCCATCCAAGACAGTCACCTCTTCTCACAGCTCCAGCACACCTGGCG CCAATGGGGCGCATCATAGGGGCAATGCTCTTCCTAAACCTGTGGTGTGGTCCAAAGAGAAACCTG TTCTGCGTCCCCCTGTTCCTGGAAACAAGAGACCCAACCTGGTGGGGAAACCCAGTGAGCATG ATAAACCCATGGACCTGAAACAAGGAGACAAGGAGTCCATCTTGAAGCCATTCCCTCTGGTCACAGCCAAACCCAAACAAGAGCGCCGACAGCAGACGACCACCTCGGCCCCGGCAGTGAACA GTAGCCGTTTTGACATAAATGAAAACTCCTCTATATTCAGGCCTTTGCCGGCATCAGATGTAGACATCATGGGCAAGAAGCGCTTTGTAG ctcctcatGTCATCTACAAGACAGACAAGAAGCCAGACGAGCCGtgctccatcacctcctctctGGCTTACTTCCCCGATGAGGAAGGCGGTGATCAGAATGTGACCGGTCCTCCCCGCATCCCGCCCTCCAACGTCACCGTGGTCACCGTGGAGGGATGTCCGTCCTTCGTCATTTTGGACTGGCAGAAATCAGACAATGAAACTAGAG AGTATGAAGTCGTATCCACCACTAAAGGACCGAACGGACAGGAGGTGTCTATCCTGACGaccaaccagacacacacagctgtggaGAATCTCAAACCAGAGAGCAG ttatGAATTTAAAGTAACTCCAAAGAACGAGCTGGGAACCGGACCCTCCAGTGATCCCGTGTCTTTCAGCACAGAATCAG CGGATCCACGAGTGAGCGAGTACGTTTCAG GCAAAGACGCTATCTGGACTCAGTTCCCGTTTAAAGCCGACGCGTACTCCGAATGCAGCGGGAAGCAATATGTGAAGAGAACTTGGTATCGGAAGTTTGTGGGCATCCAGCTGTGCAACTCTTTGAGATACAAGATCTACCTGAGCGACTCGCTTAATG GGAAATTTTACAACATCGGTGACCAGACGGGGCACGGTGAGGACCACTGCCAGTTTGTGGACTCCTTCCTGGACGGTCGAACCGGCACCCAGATGTTGGCTGATCAGCTGCCAGGCAGACCAG GATTCTACAGAGCGCTGAGGCAGGAACCTGTAAGCTTCGGAGAGATCGGAGGAAAGTCTCATGTGACTTATGTAGGCTGGTATGAGTGTGGCACGCCCATACCTGGGAAGTGGTAG
- the LOC111588659 gene encoding target of Nesh-SH3 isoform X8: MMMRRQRHSHTFLVLLLVLFMAGIVLSGPSTPHRSRVRRQNMKVRINATGDTIVMKFVRPNADTKLEGYILGYGSSMFSKQFIQLPENGQPYETEFDAEPKYLIAVQPIPTNEVKKHCTGKVELQKPLHLVIGSVTPTSVLLSWGTLLKTPYEGNIMNDCLEDGHYTVRYRERSRKWNYQTCPTSDTVIDNLKPNTVYEFGVQPNSKDGTGLWSKPVIHNISTSGVEEKAIRKIFKRPISPVKPLTPDSHPFPFSPHHANGAHHRGNALPKPVVWSKEKPVLRPPVPGNKRPNLVGKPSEHDKPMDLKQGDKESILKPFPLVTAKPKQERRQQTTTSAPAVNSSRFDINENSSIFRPLPASDVDIMGKKRFVAPHVIYKTDKKPDEPCSITSSLAYFPDEEGGDQNVTGPPRIPPSNVTVVTVEGCPSFVILDWQKSDNETREYEVVSTTKGPNGQEVSILTTNQTHTAVENLKPESSYEFKVTPKNELGTGPSSDPVSFSTESADPRVSEYVSGKDAIWTQFPFKADAYSECSGKQYVKRTWYRKFVGIQLCNSLRYKIYLSDSLNGKFYNIGDQTGHGEDHCQFVDSFLDGRTGTQMLADQLPGRPGFYRALRQEPVSFGEIGGKSHVTYVGWYECGTPIPGKW; the protein is encoded by the exons atgatgatgaggaggCAGCGGCACTCGCACACCTTTCTGGTCCTTCTCCTCGTGCTCTTCATGGCTGGGATAGTTCTGTCTGGTCCATCCACTCCCCACAGGAGCAGAG TGAGGCGCCAGAACATGAAGGTCCGCATCAACGCCACAGGGGACACCATTGTGATGAAGTTTGTGCGTCCCAACGCCGACACCAAGCTTGAGGGCTACATCCTCGGCTACGGCAGCAGCATGTTCTCCAAACAGTTCATCCAGCTGCCAGAGAACGGACAACCTTACGAGACTGAGTTCG ATGCTGAGCCCAAGTACCTCATAGCTGTCCAGCCCATCCCAACCAACGAAGTGAAAAAGCATTGCACAG GTAAAGTGGAACTGCAGAAGCCTCTGCACTTGGTCATTGGATCGGTGACTCCCACCTCAGTTCTCCTGTCCTGGGGGACGCTGCTGAAAACCCCTTATGAAGGCAATATCATGAACGACTGTCTTGAGGATGG ACACTACACTGTGCGGTATCGCGAGAGGAGCAGGAAGTGGAACTACCAGACCTGCCCGACAAGCGACACAGTCATTGACAATCTGAAGCCAAATACAGTCTATGAGTTTGGTGTCCAGCCTAACTCTAAGGATGGCACTGGACTATGGAGCAAGCCAGTCATTCACAACATCAGCACATCAGGCGTAGAAG AAAAGGCCATCAGGAAAATCTTTAAACGTCCCATCAGCCCTGTG AAACCCTTAACCCCAGATTCCCACCCCTTCCCCTTTTCACCTCACCACG CCAATGGGGCGCATCATAGGGGCAATGCTCTTCCTAAACCTGTGGTGTGGTCCAAAGAGAAACCTG TTCTGCGTCCCCCTGTTCCTGGAAACAAGAGACCCAACCTGGTGGGGAAACCCAGTGAGCATG ATAAACCCATGGACCTGAAACAAGGAGACAAGGAGTCCATCTTGAAGCCATTCCCTCTGGTCACAGCCAAACCCAAACAAGAGCGCCGACAGCAGACGACCACCTCGGCCCCGGCAGTGAACA GTAGCCGTTTTGACATAAATGAAAACTCCTCTATATTCAGGCCTTTGCCGGCATCAGATGTAGACATCATGGGCAAGAAGCGCTTTGTAG ctcctcatGTCATCTACAAGACAGACAAGAAGCCAGACGAGCCGtgctccatcacctcctctctGGCTTACTTCCCCGATGAGGAAGGCGGTGATCAGAATGTGACCGGTCCTCCCCGCATCCCGCCCTCCAACGTCACCGTGGTCACCGTGGAGGGATGTCCGTCCTTCGTCATTTTGGACTGGCAGAAATCAGACAATGAAACTAGAG AGTATGAAGTCGTATCCACCACTAAAGGACCGAACGGACAGGAGGTGTCTATCCTGACGaccaaccagacacacacagctgtggaGAATCTCAAACCAGAGAGCAG ttatGAATTTAAAGTAACTCCAAAGAACGAGCTGGGAACCGGACCCTCCAGTGATCCCGTGTCTTTCAGCACAGAATCAG CGGATCCACGAGTGAGCGAGTACGTTTCAG GCAAAGACGCTATCTGGACTCAGTTCCCGTTTAAAGCCGACGCGTACTCCGAATGCAGCGGGAAGCAATATGTGAAGAGAACTTGGTATCGGAAGTTTGTGGGCATCCAGCTGTGCAACTCTTTGAGATACAAGATCTACCTGAGCGACTCGCTTAATG GGAAATTTTACAACATCGGTGACCAGACGGGGCACGGTGAGGACCACTGCCAGTTTGTGGACTCCTTCCTGGACGGTCGAACCGGCACCCAGATGTTGGCTGATCAGCTGCCAGGCAGACCAG GATTCTACAGAGCGCTGAGGCAGGAACCTGTAAGCTTCGGAGAGATCGGAGGAAAGTCTCATGTGACTTATGTAGGCTGGTATGAGTGTGGCACGCCCATACCTGGGAAGTGGTAG
- the LOC111588659 gene encoding target of Nesh-SH3 isoform X7, giving the protein MMMRRQRHSHTFLVLLLVLFMAGIVLSGPSTPHRSRVRRQNMKVRINATGDTIVMKFVRPNADTKLEGYILGYGSSMFSKQFIQLPENGQPYETEFDAEPKYLIAVQPIPTNEVKKHCTGKVELQKPLHLVIGSVTPTSVLLSWGTLLKTPYEGNIMNDCLEDGHYTVRYRERSRKWNYQTCPTSDTVIDNLKPNTVYEFGVQPNSKDGTGLWSKPVIHNISTSGVEEKAIRKIFKRPISPVKPLTPDSHPFPFSPHHGTGVLRPSVAEVPRSPISSPVPTAGRNTTLSRTRVPPHSTNHGVRPFSPSKTVTSSHSSSTPGANGAHHRGNALPKPVVWSKEKPVLRPPVPGNKRPNLVGKPSEHDKPMDLKQGDKESILKPFPLVTAKPKQERRQQTTTSAPAVNSSRFDINENSSIFRPLPASDVDIMGKKRFVAPHVIYKTDKKPDEPCSITSSLAYFPDEEGGDQNVTGPPRIPPSNVTVVTVEGCPSFVILDWQKSDNETREYEVVSTTKGPNGQEVSILTTNQTHTAVENLKPESSYEFKVTPKNELGTGPSSDPVSFSTESADPRVSEYVSGKDAIWTQFPFKADAYSECSGKQYVKRTWYRKFVGIQLCNSLRYKIYLSDSLNGKFYNIGDQTGHGEDHCQFVDSFLDGRTGTQMLADQLPGRPGFYRALRQEPVSFGEIGGKSHVTYVGWYECGTPIPGKW; this is encoded by the exons atgatgatgaggaggCAGCGGCACTCGCACACCTTTCTGGTCCTTCTCCTCGTGCTCTTCATGGCTGGGATAGTTCTGTCTGGTCCATCCACTCCCCACAGGAGCAGAG TGAGGCGCCAGAACATGAAGGTCCGCATCAACGCCACAGGGGACACCATTGTGATGAAGTTTGTGCGTCCCAACGCCGACACCAAGCTTGAGGGCTACATCCTCGGCTACGGCAGCAGCATGTTCTCCAAACAGTTCATCCAGCTGCCAGAGAACGGACAACCTTACGAGACTGAGTTCG ATGCTGAGCCCAAGTACCTCATAGCTGTCCAGCCCATCCCAACCAACGAAGTGAAAAAGCATTGCACAG GTAAAGTGGAACTGCAGAAGCCTCTGCACTTGGTCATTGGATCGGTGACTCCCACCTCAGTTCTCCTGTCCTGGGGGACGCTGCTGAAAACCCCTTATGAAGGCAATATCATGAACGACTGTCTTGAGGATGG ACACTACACTGTGCGGTATCGCGAGAGGAGCAGGAAGTGGAACTACCAGACCTGCCCGACAAGCGACACAGTCATTGACAATCTGAAGCCAAATACAGTCTATGAGTTTGGTGTCCAGCCTAACTCTAAGGATGGCACTGGACTATGGAGCAAGCCAGTCATTCACAACATCAGCACATCAGGCGTAGAAG AAAAGGCCATCAGGAAAATCTTTAAACGTCCCATCAGCCCTGTG AAACCCTTAACCCCAGATTCCCACCCCTTCCCCTTTTCACCTCACCACG GTACCGGCGTCCTCAGACCGTCCGTTGCCGAAGTCCCTCGTTCTCCCATTAGCTCACCAGTTCCTACAGCAGGAAGAAACACCACCCTGTCTCGCACCCGGGTTCCTCCTCATTCCACTAATCATGGTGTCAGACCATTCTCTCCATCCAAGACAGTCACCTCTTCTCACAGCTCCAGCACACCTGGCG CCAATGGGGCGCATCATAGGGGCAATGCTCTTCCTAAACCTGTGGTGTGGTCCAAAGAGAAACCTG TTCTGCGTCCCCCTGTTCCTGGAAACAAGAGACCCAACCTGGTGGGGAAACCCAGTGAGCATG ATAAACCCATGGACCTGAAACAAGGAGACAAGGAGTCCATCTTGAAGCCATTCCCTCTGGTCACAGCCAAACCCAAACAAGAGCGCCGACAGCAGACGACCACCTCGGCCCCGGCAGTGAACA GTAGCCGTTTTGACATAAATGAAAACTCCTCTATATTCAGGCCTTTGCCGGCATCAGATGTAGACATCATGGGCAAGAAGCGCTTTGTAG ctcctcatGTCATCTACAAGACAGACAAGAAGCCAGACGAGCCGtgctccatcacctcctctctGGCTTACTTCCCCGATGAGGAAGGCGGTGATCAGAATGTGACCGGTCCTCCCCGCATCCCGCCCTCCAACGTCACCGTGGTCACCGTGGAGGGATGTCCGTCCTTCGTCATTTTGGACTGGCAGAAATCAGACAATGAAACTAGAG AGTATGAAGTCGTATCCACCACTAAAGGACCGAACGGACAGGAGGTGTCTATCCTGACGaccaaccagacacacacagctgtggaGAATCTCAAACCAGAGAGCAG ttatGAATTTAAAGTAACTCCAAAGAACGAGCTGGGAACCGGACCCTCCAGTGATCCCGTGTCTTTCAGCACAGAATCAG CGGATCCACGAGTGAGCGAGTACGTTTCAG GCAAAGACGCTATCTGGACTCAGTTCCCGTTTAAAGCCGACGCGTACTCCGAATGCAGCGGGAAGCAATATGTGAAGAGAACTTGGTATCGGAAGTTTGTGGGCATCCAGCTGTGCAACTCTTTGAGATACAAGATCTACCTGAGCGACTCGCTTAATG GGAAATTTTACAACATCGGTGACCAGACGGGGCACGGTGAGGACCACTGCCAGTTTGTGGACTCCTTCCTGGACGGTCGAACCGGCACCCAGATGTTGGCTGATCAGCTGCCAGGCAGACCAG GATTCTACAGAGCGCTGAGGCAGGAACCTGTAAGCTTCGGAGAGATCGGAGGAAAGTCTCATGTGACTTATGTAGGCTGGTATGAGTGTGGCACGCCCATACCTGGGAAGTGGTAG
- the LOC111588659 gene encoding target of Nesh-SH3 isoform X6 encodes MMMRRQRHSHTFLVLLLVLFMAGIVLSGPSTPHRSRVRRQNMKVRINATGDTIVMKFVRPNADTKLEGYILGYGSSMFSKQFIQLPENGQPYETEFDAEPKYLIAVQPIPTNEVKKHCTGKVELQKPLHLVIGSVTPTSVLLSWGTLLKTPYEGNIMNDCLEDGHYTVRYRERSRKWNYQTCPTSDTVIDNLKPNTVYEFGVQPNSKDGTGLWSKPVIHNISTSGVEEKAIRKIFKRPISPVKPLTPDSHPFPFSPHHVLHNRTRGRQPLSRNIAPQTTLGTGVLRPSVAEVPRSPISSPVPTAGRNTTLSRTRVPPHSTNHGVRPFSPSKTVTSSHSSSTPGANGAHHRGNALPKPVVWSKEKPVLRPPVPGNKRPNLVGKPSEHDKPMDLKQGDKESILKPFPLVTAKPKQERRQQTTTSAPAVNSSRFDINENSSIFRPLPASDVDIMGKKRFVAPHVIYKTDKKPDEPCSITSSLAYFPDEEGGDQNVTGPPRIPPSNVTVVTVEGCPSFVILDWQKSDNETREYEVVSTTKGPNGQEVSILTTNQTHTAVENLKPESSYEFKVTPKNELGTGPSSDPVSFSTESADPRVSEYVSGKDAIWTQFPFKADAYSECSGKQYVKRTWYRKFVGIQLCNSLRYKIYLSDSLNGKFYNIGDQTGHGEDHCQFVDSFLDGRTGTQMLADQLPGRPGFYRALRQEPVSFGEIGGKSHVTYVGWYECGTPIPGKW; translated from the exons atgatgatgaggaggCAGCGGCACTCGCACACCTTTCTGGTCCTTCTCCTCGTGCTCTTCATGGCTGGGATAGTTCTGTCTGGTCCATCCACTCCCCACAGGAGCAGAG TGAGGCGCCAGAACATGAAGGTCCGCATCAACGCCACAGGGGACACCATTGTGATGAAGTTTGTGCGTCCCAACGCCGACACCAAGCTTGAGGGCTACATCCTCGGCTACGGCAGCAGCATGTTCTCCAAACAGTTCATCCAGCTGCCAGAGAACGGACAACCTTACGAGACTGAGTTCG ATGCTGAGCCCAAGTACCTCATAGCTGTCCAGCCCATCCCAACCAACGAAGTGAAAAAGCATTGCACAG GTAAAGTGGAACTGCAGAAGCCTCTGCACTTGGTCATTGGATCGGTGACTCCCACCTCAGTTCTCCTGTCCTGGGGGACGCTGCTGAAAACCCCTTATGAAGGCAATATCATGAACGACTGTCTTGAGGATGG ACACTACACTGTGCGGTATCGCGAGAGGAGCAGGAAGTGGAACTACCAGACCTGCCCGACAAGCGACACAGTCATTGACAATCTGAAGCCAAATACAGTCTATGAGTTTGGTGTCCAGCCTAACTCTAAGGATGGCACTGGACTATGGAGCAAGCCAGTCATTCACAACATCAGCACATCAGGCGTAGAAG AAAAGGCCATCAGGAAAATCTTTAAACGTCCCATCAGCCCTGTG AAACCCTTAACCCCAGATTCCCACCCCTTCCCCTTTTCACCTCACCACG TACTCCATAACAGGACCCGGGGCAGACAGCCCCTCTCCAGGAACATAGCACCACAGACAACTCTTG GTACCGGCGTCCTCAGACCGTCCGTTGCCGAAGTCCCTCGTTCTCCCATTAGCTCACCAGTTCCTACAGCAGGAAGAAACACCACCCTGTCTCGCACCCGGGTTCCTCCTCATTCCACTAATCATGGTGTCAGACCATTCTCTCCATCCAAGACAGTCACCTCTTCTCACAGCTCCAGCACACCTGGCG CCAATGGGGCGCATCATAGGGGCAATGCTCTTCCTAAACCTGTGGTGTGGTCCAAAGAGAAACCTG TTCTGCGTCCCCCTGTTCCTGGAAACAAGAGACCCAACCTGGTGGGGAAACCCAGTGAGCATG ATAAACCCATGGACCTGAAACAAGGAGACAAGGAGTCCATCTTGAAGCCATTCCCTCTGGTCACAGCCAAACCCAAACAAGAGCGCCGACAGCAGACGACCACCTCGGCCCCGGCAGTGAACA GTAGCCGTTTTGACATAAATGAAAACTCCTCTATATTCAGGCCTTTGCCGGCATCAGATGTAGACATCATGGGCAAGAAGCGCTTTGTAG ctcctcatGTCATCTACAAGACAGACAAGAAGCCAGACGAGCCGtgctccatcacctcctctctGGCTTACTTCCCCGATGAGGAAGGCGGTGATCAGAATGTGACCGGTCCTCCCCGCATCCCGCCCTCCAACGTCACCGTGGTCACCGTGGAGGGATGTCCGTCCTTCGTCATTTTGGACTGGCAGAAATCAGACAATGAAACTAGAG AGTATGAAGTCGTATCCACCACTAAAGGACCGAACGGACAGGAGGTGTCTATCCTGACGaccaaccagacacacacagctgtggaGAATCTCAAACCAGAGAGCAG ttatGAATTTAAAGTAACTCCAAAGAACGAGCTGGGAACCGGACCCTCCAGTGATCCCGTGTCTTTCAGCACAGAATCAG CGGATCCACGAGTGAGCGAGTACGTTTCAG GCAAAGACGCTATCTGGACTCAGTTCCCGTTTAAAGCCGACGCGTACTCCGAATGCAGCGGGAAGCAATATGTGAAGAGAACTTGGTATCGGAAGTTTGTGGGCATCCAGCTGTGCAACTCTTTGAGATACAAGATCTACCTGAGCGACTCGCTTAATG GGAAATTTTACAACATCGGTGACCAGACGGGGCACGGTGAGGACCACTGCCAGTTTGTGGACTCCTTCCTGGACGGTCGAACCGGCACCCAGATGTTGGCTGATCAGCTGCCAGGCAGACCAG GATTCTACAGAGCGCTGAGGCAGGAACCTGTAAGCTTCGGAGAGATCGGAGGAAAGTCTCATGTGACTTATGTAGGCTGGTATGAGTGTGGCACGCCCATACCTGGGAAGTGGTAG